The DNA region aaaagattttttttaaaaattgaagttggCTAAGGGGCAACTATGAATATCACATTTTGAATTAGTCAGTTTCTGagttggttttttttatttaatagtgaaCCACTGTCCAGAAGTTGCTGAAACTTGGCGTTAATTTTGGCATAGATATTGAATGCATTACGCAAATTTTCCCACCAGAACTGCTGTTCGCGAAACATTTGTCACCATctcagaacatttttttactattactaaaaaaggaataaaaactaATCTGCCTCTTCAAAGAAAGCTtgcctttttcattttaaaattaaacattcagattcatatttaaacatctttaaaattaaatgttgagaTTCGCACTCGCGTGATATTAAAATCACACATTGAGATTCATAttcatacaatttaattaaataaaatctggcaacaatatttttattaaaataatgtttcctacagaaactttttttctcacttaaatttcagaaattttttcaattacttaaaaagtgttttgcaTATAACATTTTGGACttctattttcagcttttttagtATTTCACCAAACTCATCCCTGTGATATCAAtcaatactataaaaattatacatttttaaaaaaatcagtcattttcaaactattttagcCAAAATGGGAAGTCAACAAAAGATTGAAAATAACGGTTACAAGAGTTAATCAATGAGTACAGAAAgtttaattgagattttgtgTTTCGTTTGTTTGAGATGTTGagaaagttttttcattttatcttaacTCTGCTTCCCACTgtggtataaaaagaaaagttcgtttCTATACCTATATTAATTTcagtaagaataaaaaagaattatcgcACAGCTCAATAACATATGGGTTTTAATTTGTCTAAGTTTGTTAGCATACATCATAACAAATGTTCATCATTacaatttgatgaaattaatttttgtatcaatgtaatataaaatagataatcTAGAGtgaatattctgttttttctttctcacagattcaattttttttttatttaactctttctACTAAGTAACAAATAATAGTATCAATACCCTTCTTCAAAATAGAGGTAAAATAATAGCTAAACGTATCGAtagtcattaatatttattccctCCTGAAGGCCAAACTATGGGTAGATTTCCGTAGTGAGCCAAGTCTTGGATACTTCCACAGTGGCCCACAAAAAACTtggggaaaaagaaaagaaaaaaaaacacaggcAATCAATTTGAAGGGTATAAGTCATAGCCTTATAAGTCATACACCTGACGTAGTATAagttgtatgtatttttttaataaaatttactagtttaaaatccatttggtGCCTTGGCGATTTGTGATCGATTGTGGTATATGCCACAATAAATCACAAAATGGAAATATTCCACAACTACTGTTGACACTAGTGATGCCTCATTATCTACGTTAACAGATACTTAATATACTATAACTAAGGTAAATGTCAGTTTTTATAGCTCTCGAAACACAATATTATAGTATCTACCCAAGTCATCTGCTGTAACCTTAAGACACTACAACAGATATATTAGGCGATTATCTTAATTGGTACAAgcacattaaataaatgtagttcGACTCTAAGAAAACAACAATGCAGgtttaaaattaacagttgaaaaatacaaaatcgcataaccttgtaatttaaTATCTTCATTTACATTCTAACCTTAAACTTCATAAGATACAGAGatagctgaaaaaatatatttaacactattgaattaaaagaataccAATAACAATTGGAAATTGAAAACATTAGTGAAAATGAAAACCCCTATGTGCACAAAACCCTTATGTGATTAATGatgtaaagaaaacaataaaatatatgctacagttaaataatatgaataaatagcaattaaaagaGTGATACACATCTCTTTTGAACATTTGTTTAATTCAGTTTACACAGATAAAGAAAATGCTCGATATAAAAAATGGAAGGTCTTTAATTGTAGTACCTCCAGTTAAGACTAGCCGATACaccgttttttctttcttttccggATCAAGTGTCATTATCAAATGATTGTTGAGTCGAtactatacatttatttattaacacccttagttttgtaatattttagtgCTCATTTGTTTATGCAGAAACGTGTTTATGTTCGCGCAAAATAATATTCCGGTTATGTTGCAGTTAagcttccttttaaaaaatttagaacaatttttgatCTAAACAAATATGTctagatgaaatattttatttgattctaaaccaaaaaaaaattttcagacagAATGTAGATCAGTTTTGGAtatagtttttgattttgtgaatttaatgaattcattcagactatttttttataaatggcaTCAAAGTTTTTGTCcggttaaagttaaaaaaatttctgccgGCTTAGTGTGAGAATTTAGGAAATTGAAAGCTGTGTATTATTGAACTTAAGttgcattttaatacattactGTTATATTGCATCAATTTATTATAAGTCATTATGAGTAAAGCACAACCACCCGAGCttaaaaagtaactattttattagattCTTACTTATTTGTAAATATGGCCATTTTGATGCTCCATTTTActaactctatttttttaattgcaggtATATGGATAAGAAGCTCCACtgtaagttacaaaataaattattttattatttaagaaagacaattaaaatttttatgttgttaaTATCCCACATTACctacaaattttacatatgtAGTACTATCTTTCATTTATGTTTCAGTGTAATAATGGCTTCCAGGTTGCTTTTTTTTACCACCTTACGCATTATCATTTCTACTTACGCATTATTCATTTTGATTACCactgaaatatataattgcagctttaaaatgtttgtatttctGTTCATTTTGTTCTTTCATTTGTATTTCTGTTTCAgcacaatacatttttatttttatagcatttgttttattcattaataaaaaaaataacactgtaaatacatgaaaaattttactttcatagCTGTTTTTTCGAAGACACTCAAGAAAATACCTACCTTATAAAATAGACATAgttaaataatggtttttaCAACTTTActgcaataaaattatcaatgattttaattgGAATACACGCTGCAACAATATTCATCAGAATGCTACCATGATTACACCTGTTAAATTCAGAGCACCTtccctaaaattattcattggtTCTCTGCACGCTCTTCCAAAATCATGAAAGTTAAGTTTGACTAGGCTGTACTGATGAGGAGGAAGGCATGATTCACCCtagagcagtgattctcaaccttttttggGGGTCGGCAcgcttttaacgatttcgaaattagacgacacacaatgaaaaaaattattttaaatgttgtttacttacctataatacactgtgttaaatagtttgtgataatacttttgaatgtgaaataaaataatatgtactacaaaagcgcGTTTATTGAGGGATTAATTATCTCTTTAGACTAGATTTTATTAGTTAGTAgcggttatatttttttttgctagctattgttagtttgttttctacagttattaacttatttttttgttttgctgattattaattgtaagcttatttttttgatagttatcccttgttaatttgtttttataactattaattgcatagtttactttaatgattagctattatttctgtttgaaagttaatatttaacttgtttcattgttagttaataattttaatagtcattaaatttcttacttatttcaaactttttttttttaaattttcaaagacaAGACGATcgccgacaaagatgttcaTGCGGTAAAAtcgtgtaaaattttttatatgtaaatatatacttttctttaatttaaactttacttgtaacaaaaaaaaacattataatttttattgtatcatttctaatatttaacggcacattttaagaatttggcggcacagtggttgagaatcactgcccTGGAGACTTACGTAGCTGTATGTAAATCAAGAACACTGCTGTAATAGTTTTAGTAATAAGCCCTGAAGTACAAGCAGCAGATCCATTTACCTTTcacataatttatatattgctGGTGCCTACCTACTTCAGCAAAAGtagattattatatttacatgCGTTTCAGAAGTATATGCAAATTCTTAACCATAAGATAAAGACTGCAAATCTTATtaatgcgattttaaaatttaatttctcaatcagtatttatgcattttaaaaattacacatcaTAAAAGTTGgcattattaattcataaataaaaagtaaacttgGTACCTAGCCAGcctatttgtaatatttattttcagtgctcacactgataatatatttttactatcacTATATTTTGATACAAAGTGAGacaattcaactattttttctaaaacagtcATTTCTGTCAAGACATTTTCTGTGTCATTCTTGTTTTTACTTCACATTTTGTTAACTCAAACTTTGTcaagtgaaaatatttgtttagctAAAGGTCAACTATGGTAGTGTAAAAATTCAGTTcctattttgttttcttgatttattctgttgaatttaaattcttcttgtgccttatttataatgtattgtATTTTGCAGTGAAATTGAATGGTGGACGCCACATTGTAGGCGTTTTGCGAGGCTTTGATCCATTTATGAACCTTGTCCTTGATGAAGCTATAGAGCAATTGAAAGATAACAAGAGCAACAATATTGGGATGATTGTATGCCTTACTTTTAGAATATTATCATTGATTAacattaatgttttgttttattctttcattccttaaaatatttattattacaattaggGCTGggtgattaattaatttaacgcGTATATCGGCAGGCCGATGTACTGACTTTCGTATGACGTGATACTTCAGAAATCTTATTTAAGCCGTCATTATAAGCCACTGAACGAGTCTGTTGATATGACGATTTTCGTGTTCaacaaatttgaaagttatGCATTGTAAGATGTATATTCTCGATTTATAAATGGGCCATTGTAATTTTTGTTCACGCATTTAAAAATCCGATATCTAGGTTCaagcaagtttaaaatcaaacGTGCCAgttgtaatatcaaacttttgttttcttattttcctaGTTTAGAGGTGCAATATATAAACTGTGCAATTCAATCAATTTTGCAGTTTGTACTTTCGAGTGttttaaatccaatatcgtgGTTCATATTCAcgagattttaaaatccaatgttgCAATTCTTGttgaattagttactataaaagtgtgatattcttcattagtaaaatattttattataaatgttagttcaaagaatttgtatattaaatgtgaaacattttatggtatataaattgatatcttgatattggattttttttatcactcgTAATTTTCAGGGATTTTCACTTAGTGTCACAATCAAGTGTTCATGTGTTAGTATAATTTGCTTGTTATATACTAGTTAATGAATTACCTATTGAAATGCTAgggttaaaaattgattaatagttATTCCAATTTACTGTTTGATTTCTGATATATTACCTACTTCATACAGttctaattaaaaagtatttactttCAGGTTATCAGAGGAAACAGCATTGTTTTGCTTGAAGCATTAGAAAGAATAGCTTGATATATTCTCCCTCCTTCTCATGTTGTATAAAaagacattcatttttttcttatatcgtcatttcaatttgtaaaaaaaaaaaaccttgtgacaataataaatgtttattgcgTGACTTTTTCTAATGGTCATTTAAGTAACTCactataatatttcatttcactttTGTCAATTTATGTCTCAAAGTGAATTAAGCGCTTTTTCAGTTATTGTAGtaattttgtattcttattcatgatttttaggTTGTGGTTGAAGTTACTTAGCTAAATGTACTTAAGTGTAAATTTGTACTATTGACTTAAATTGtcagttatttatataataatgcatattttagcaTTAGGGTGAGAAATTTATGACATAGTTTGTAGGTTAATTAGAATCATCACTTCGCAAAGCGCTTACAAGGCTCATTGCAAGAAGTCTAACAAATGAATTTACTAGGAgatggattatttatttaatcatgtcTGTGACATTTGAATCATGATTATTGATGTTTGACAAAGTGTGTGTAAGGAAATAGGTTGGAAGCATAGGTGCTAAATTGCTCAATTTCCTAATTTATGttatgcatagctgccaactctactggattttccgGGAGACTACTGGATTTCGTCCGAATCTCCCGATTTCCcggattaattaaaattctcccgattttttaacgtttatgaAAATATCCCCATgtttaaggaataatttttaaaaaaatccctataACAGGGAAAATGAAACCAAAGTTGATCCAGTTAAACGTAACCTCGAAGCGATGACGTTTAAACGGCTCCGCCTACCTTTTTTCTGAGTGGTTGgcttatttttctccttttgggTTTGAGATTATTAGAGTAAAGTTATGTTTCGGAATCTGGCAATGCTAAGAGTTGTTTTGTTCGCGATCGCATGTGGTAAATAAGTCTACTCTTGAATTAGTCGAGGTTATTTCATTATGGATGACtctaagaagaagaaaaaatactatcAGTCTTATAAAGAAGCATATTCcaaagaattttcattcatattaaagTCACGAAAAGGCGATAAACATGTCTTTTGTTCGGAATGTGCCGTTGATTTTAGCATTTCTCACTCTGGTAAGGGTGATATTAAAAACCATATTCAAAGTGTGAAGCATCAACGGAATACTTCTGCCAATGTGAAGAGCGATAAAATTAGTACTTTCTTCGAAAAATCAGATGATTTAAGAACAATACGGGCTGAATGTTTATTTACGTCCTTCTTAGTGGAGCACAATCTGCCCTTAAGCTGCGCTGATCACATTGGACCTTtgctaaaaaagatttttccagAAAACGACCTAGCAAACAGCTATAGATGTGGTAGAACAAAATCTTCAAATATTGTTGGAGAGTTTGCTACCCAAGTGAccgaaaaattaaagataattttacgaAGACAGCCCTTTTCAGTTGCTACTGATGGTAGCAATGATTATGACTCAAAGCTGTATCCTgtaattgtaacttttttcaaTCCAGAATCAAGATCggtggaaaataatttattaggcTTACCAGCTTTAAACGGTGATAGCACCGGGGTAAATATTGGGAACCTCGTTATAGATCTTTTGAAGAACCATGAGGTACCGATTACAAATTGCATATCTTTAGTGTCT from Parasteatoda tepidariorum isolate YZ-2023 chromosome 2, CAS_Ptep_4.0, whole genome shotgun sequence includes:
- the LOC107453687 gene encoding small nuclear ribonucleoprotein G; translation: MSKAQPPELKKYMDKKLHLKLNGGRHIVGVLRGFDPFMNLVLDEAIEQLKDNKSNNIGMIVIRGNSIVLLEALERIA